The window tgtactgggccgtacgcagtaccctctgtagtgccttgcggttggagtccgagcagttgccataccaggtagtgatgcaaccattcaggatgctctcgatggtgcagctgtaaaaccttttgaggatctgaggacccatgccaaatcttttcagtctcctgaggggggataggctttgttgtgccctcttcacgactgtcttggtgtgtttttgtcaatgtgaatgggggcgtgttcggccctccgtttcctgaactccacgatcagctcctttgtcttgcccacgttgaggaagaggttgttatcctggcaccacactgtcaggtctctgacctcctccctatagcctgtctcatcgttgaggaagaggttgttatcctggcaccacactgtcaggtatctgacctcctccctatagcctgtctcattgttgaggaagaggttgttatcctggcaccacactgtcaggtctctgacctcctccctatagcctgtctcatcgttgaggaagaggttgttatcctggcaccacactgtcaggtctctgacctcctccctatagcctgtctcatcgttgaggaagaggttgttatcctgagaccacactgtcaggtctctgacctcctccctatagcctgtctcatcgttgaggaagaggttgttatcctggcaccacactgtcaggtctctgacctcctccctatagcctgtctcattgttgaggaagaggttgttatcctggcaccacactgtcaggtctctgacctcctccctatagcctgtctcatcgttgaggaagaggttgttatcctggaacaacactgtcaggtctctgacctcctccctatagcctgTCTCTTCAtcatctgtgatcaggcctaccaccgtctgGTTGTCAGCCAGCTTAATGATGGTGGTGGAGTGTTGCGCTGCCATACAGTTGTGGGTGAACTTGGAAGTAGAGGACGGGACTGagctcccgtgttgaggatcagtatggcggatgattaaaaaaaaaaggaTTATTAAAACAAGCTGCTCAACATTTACAATTCACTTTAGTCATCTTGCAGACTCCCGTCCAGAGCGACCCACAGGAGCAACCAGGGTCAAGCGCCCAAGGAAACGTCGACAGATCTCTCACCAAGCTCCTGTTGGCCACCGGCCCAAGCTCTCAACCGCCAGGTCACAAACCACCCAAGACGGATGGATCCCAGAGAGCCCCTCGCCCCCtgggttccttagcttagtgatgagctttgagggaactatggtgttgaatgctgagctgtagtcaatgaatagcattctcacataggtgttccttttgtccaggtgggaaagggcagtgtggagcgcaatagagattgcaatcatctgtggatctgttggggcggtatgtgaattggagtgggtgttGAGgcggtttctgggataatggtgctgatgtgagccatgaagtagcctttcaaagcacttcatggctacagatgtgagagctacgggtcggtagtcatttaaaccagttaccttggcgttcttgtgCACATGGATTAtagtggtttgcttgaaacatgtagatattacagactgggtcaggatgtgacggaggcagcagcagcagagagatgAGGAAACAGCCCTATTCGGGCGGGATTCGTTTTACTGGGGTGGTCAGGTACTTTAGAAATGTctagaaacagatgcctcaacttgccgaagaaaaaaagaaaccgaagaagaagaaaattcattttttaaatttattttacttttaattaacttgacaagtcagttaagaacaaattcttatattcaatgacggcctaagaacagtgggttaactgcctgttcaggggcagaatgacagatttgtaccttgtcagctcggggatatgaacttgcaacctttcggttactagtacaacgctctaaccactaggctaccctgccgccccctctaaccactaggctacctgacccccctcccctctaaccaataggctacctgacccccctcccctctaaccactaggctaccctaccgccccttCTGTCTTAAGACAATTGTTAAACAAGTTTGGACACAACATCATGTGCATAATTTTTTTTGTTAAAATAAACAGTGGATtactgctgttgtgggcctttaaccatctgttTGACTtcgttgttcacacaggagagagacgtgactattgtggatcctctggggagcctcaacaacagcatgatgctgacgaggcagagaagagtctctccacatCAGAACACCTCAAACACCAGCGGAGACCCACCGGGAAGAAACCTcaccactgctctgactgtgggaagagattcccCTCTTCAGCAGACCTCAAAAGACATCTGAGAATCCACACCGGAGAGAAACCtaatagctgtgatcaatgtgggaagagttttagtgTTACAAGCAGCCTGAAAGcacaccagaaaacacacacaggagagaaaccttatagctgtgatcaatgtgggaagagatttgttACATCTAGCAGtctgactatacaccagagaatacacactggtGAGAAACCTTATAGTTGTGATcgatgtgggaagagttttaatGTTCCAAGCAGCCTGAAAacacatcagagaacacacacaggagatagaccttatagctgtagtcaatgtgggaagagttttacttcaTCTAGCCAGCTGACTATTcacgagagaacacacacaggagagaaaccttatagctgtagtCAATGTGAGAAGAGGTTTACTCACTCAAGCAACCTGATGGTACATttgagaacacacactggagagaaaccttatagctgtgatcaatgtgggaagagttttgttacatctagctgtctgactatgcaccagagaacacacacaggagagaaaccttttagctgtgatcaatgtgggaagagtttcactcAGGCAAATATCCTGATAGCACAccggagaacacacacaggagagaaacctcatagctgtgatcaatgtgggaagagttactcTGGTAAAAGATCTCTGATAAAACATCAGAAAGtacatacatgaaggagttgttcCATGATATCAACgaaatgatgtcacaatgtagaatgttttaacattgtagtagaagtattttaatgatgtcacaatgtagaatgttttaacattgtagtaggagtattctAATGATGTCATAATGTAGAACCCTAAACATTTGCTccctgttctattgatttcagCATGATATGGATATGAGCCTCATTGAGAAAAGTAcaggctctgaattgaaagagtaGTATTTATGTGATTAACATCGTGTTGTGTTAGACTTACCTCGTCGGtgacccacttgaatcaaaatgcaacacttcaaaatgtagctagctgttttcTACAAATTGTCCTCAAACCAAtgatgtacacattattcccagattccttgtggtttttgagctgttagttttaacaggaagtgcaacctcatctccttctctcggCACAATTGATTTCAACGTGATATGTATATGAGTGATGAGAAATAAGTGTTGCTCTCCTTTGTTTAGCGACCCCTACATTTAAATGCATCACTCCAAcatgtagctgactgtcttctgcaggttgtcctctaaccagggaggtagaagatatctcccatttccatgtgtttttttgttgttctgTTAGCATCAATAGCATGTACAGCCTGATTTCCCCCCTAATAGAtatatcagtgatttattgccTCTTGTTGTTTCTGGAAATTGTTTATTGATTCGGACAGgttaaaactgtgttttgacattggggCTATCCCACCTAGCAACACCAAGTAAAGACTATTCTGACATCCAATCTAAATTCAGTTTTGGAATTTGAAGTTGACATTTATTTTGAAAGTAGGTATTTTTGCAGGTTGTTTCAACGACTTGAAAACAACTTAGTTTCAACATACTTGCAGCATGGAggcttttatatatataaaaaaaacagtaaATGAACAGTTTTATTAACAATTAACAGTTTTATTAACAATTAACAGTTTTATTAACAATGAACAGTTTTATTAACAATGAACAGTTTTATTAACAATGAACAGTTTTATTAACAATGAACAGTTTTATTAACAATGAACAGTTTTATTAACAATGAACAGTTTTATTAACAATGAACAGTTTTATTAACAATGAAAAGTTTTATTAACAATTAACAGTTTTATTAACAATTAACAGTTTTATTAACAATGAACAGTTTTATTAACAATGAACAGTTTTATTAACAATGAACAGTTTTATTAACAATGAACAGTTTTATTAACAATGAACAGTTTTATTAACAATGAACAGTTTTATTAACAATTAACAGTTTTATTAACAATGAACAGTTTTATTAACAATGAACAGTTTTATTAACAATTAACAGTTTTATTAACAATGAACAGTTTTATTAACAATGAACAGTTTTATTAACAATGAACAGTTTTATTAACAATGAACAGTTTTATTAACAATGAACAGTTTTATTAACAATGAACAGTTTTATTAACAATGAACAGTTTTATTAACAATGAACAGTTTTATTAACAATGAACAGTTTTATTAACAATGAACAGTTTTATTAACAATGAACAGTTTTATTAACAATGAACAGTTTTATTAACAATGAACAGTTTTATTAACCATCTGACACTCCAGTATTTTTCTTTACAACATTCAAGTGATAATTGTCtttattccactactgaagaagcaTGTCTCAAATCACCTACTCATATTTCAAACATTCTGCCTGACAAAAGATCGTTTTTATTATTCAATGCCTCTGCCCGATGTCCAATCTACGCTCGGTTTTGTCCAATCAGTCTGGCCACTGAATATGCATAAGCAATGTAAAGAGATGGGGTGAATGAGTGGGGAAAAGTACATTTGAAACAAATGACCTTCATAATATCAAAGAACAAATGTTTGTTTGAGGGAAAATGAACTTTCATACAGCCAAAAGGGGTGAGAAATTACACCAATATCAGTGGACAAtttgtactaatgtaaataaacatGGATGATGGAACATATTCCCTTTTGCTGATGTGATGAACCACTAAGGGGacataaatatttaccatctaaaccatgtgtgacttctcacctctctggctgtagaagtgttcttcctaaccagtccctcaacagctctctgactgagctccaccctcactgggtcttcagaggagaggaaggctgaggagggatggaaggatggatggatcaATCAGTCAACAAGTCAGTAATATAAAGAGAGTGTTGATCATCTTAAATGTCTGTCTCCCACCCATGGAGAGACCTTTATACTGTatccagggttgggtaggttactttctaaatgtaatctgttagttactagttacctgtctaaaTGTGTCATCAGTAatctgttagttactagttacctgtctaaaAGTGTCATCAGTAatctgttagttactagttacctgtctaaaAGTGTCATCAGTAatctgttagttactagttacctgtctaaaAGTGTCATCAGTAatctgttagttactagttacctgtctaaaAGTGTCATCAGTAatctgttagttactagttacctgtccagaattgtaatcagtaagtaatctgattacttttagATTATCCCCCCCTAAAGAGTACCAAAAATCTGAGatgaaacctaaccttaaccatactgctaaccctaatgcctagccttaaccatactgctaaccctaatgcctaaccctaaccttaaccatactgctaaccctaatgcctaaacctaaccttaaccatactgctaaccctaacattaaattACCTTAACTTTAACCATACTGCTAATacctaacccttactttaaccatactgctaaccctaaccttaaccatactgctaaccctaatgcctaaccccaaccttaaataaccctaaccttaaccatactgctaaccctaaccttaaccatactgctaaccctaatgcctaaccccaaccttaaataaccctaaccttaatcatactgctaaccctaatgcctaactttaaccatactgctaaccctaatgcctaaccttaaccatactgataaccctaatccttaccttaaataaccctaaccttaaccatactgataaccctaatgcctaatccTTACCttaaataaccctaaccttaaccatactactaaccttaaccatactgataaccctaatgcctaatccTTACCTTAaataaccctaaccgtaaccatactactaaccttaaccatactgataaccctaatgcctaatccTTACCTTAaattaccctaaccttaaccatactactaaccttaaccatactgataaccctaatgcctaatccTTACCttaaataaccctaaccttaaccatactactaaccttaaccatactgaTAACCATAATGCCTAATCCTTACCttaaataaccctaaccttaaccatactactaaccctaatgcctaataAACATAAAATTtgttttttcatacatttttacaatattgCACATTTTGACTCCAGCTGGTCCGTCTAGCGGAAATCTGTCAGTTCTGCCTCCGGGCCGAGATTCATcacaataaacatcaacctgcttaagaggcattagaagaagacagaCATAATATTACCAATTgtaacatctattgcaggataatgTTAGATATAGACATAGCTGGATGTTGTGTTTAACTATGAATTTTATTTAGGCTTCTTCTAAACCATCGCTTTCTACAACAGATAATAAAACTATTAGGttattttgacctttatttatttacaatagttaataataataaaacaacaataataataataatataataattattattatttttaatgacgtcctgggaacagtgggttaactgcctgttcagggggcagaacgacagcctaggaacaatgggttaactgcctgttcagggggcagaacgacagcctaggaacaatgggttaactgcctgttcagggacagaacggttactagtccaacactctaaccagtaggctaccctgccgtccctacactctaaccactaggctaccctgccgtccctacactctaaccactaggctaccctgccgtccctacactctaaccactaggctaccctgccgtccctacactctaaccactaggctaccctgccgtccctacactctaaccactaggctaccctgccgtccctacactctaaccactaggctaccctgccgtccctacactctaaccactaggctacctgctggttactagcccaacgctctaaccactaggctaccctgccgcctctacactctaaccactaggctacctgccgcctctacactctaaccactaggctacctgccgcctctacactctaaccactaggctacctgccgcctctacactctaaccactaggctatctgccgcctctacactctaaccactaggctacctgccgcctctacactctaaccactaggctacctgccgcctctacactctaaccactaggctacctgccgcctcaacactctaaccactaggctacctgccgcctctacactctaaccactaggctacctgccgcctctacactctaaccactaggctacctgccgcctctacactctaaccactaggctacctgccgcctctacactctaaccactaggctacctgccgcctctacactctaaccacttggctaccctgccgccccattatatCTTTAGGCCTAAAAGATAACATTTTCTGTCATATTTTACAGTCTTCAGGAATAAGACTTGAATTATGAAGTATAAATCTGTTTAACCTGAGCATAACCCTAAAACTAAGCACTTATgagcctactctgttgtttatgattttgtttgtCATGGAGGACTAATTGGGCTTATTGCTTCCGGTTGATAAAGAAATGCTGCTCTCTGAAAGGCAGGTGCTATTTGCAGGGACGCTTTAACTGGAGCCAGGGGGGtgtcccccccacattctgaaatttcACTTTTACCTAGTTATATCATTGCAATGTGATACAAAAACGGATggggtgtgctttaggaccatgcggacggcTCAGAGCGGTCTTCTTTTTTGGAGTTTTCAACTGGCTGGAttgagcaccacagagcaggcagacaggctgtgtgaaaaaggaaagctaactgtctggattgagcaccacagagcaggcagacagttTTCAGCTGGCTGGAttgagcaccacagagcaggcagacagttTTCAACTGGCTGGAttgagcaccacagagcaggcagacagttTTCAACTGGCTgggttgagcaccacagagcaggcagacaggctgtgtgaaaaaggaaagctaactgtctgggttgagTGCTATTTGCAGGGACGCTTTAACTGGAGCCAGGGGGGtgtcccccccacattctgaaatttcACTTTTACCTAGTTATATCATTGCAATGTGATACAAAAACGGATggggtgtgctttaggaccatgcggacggcTCAGAGCGGTCTTCTTTTTTGGAGTTTTCAACTGGCTGGAttgagcaccacagagcaggcagacaggctgtgtgaaaaaggaaagctaactgtctggattgagcaccacagagcaggcagacagttTTCAGCTGGCTGGAttgagcaccacagagcaggcagacagttTTCAACTGGCTGGAttgagcaccacagagcaggcagacagttTTCAACTGGCTGGATTGAGCACCACAGAGTGGGCAGACAGTTTTCAACTGGCTgggttgagcaccacagagcaggcagacagttTTCAACTGGCTgggttgagcaccacagagcaggcagacagttTTCAACTGGCTGGAttgagcaccacagagcaggcagacagttTTCAACTGGCTgggttgagcaccacagagcaggcagacaggctgtgtgaaaaaggaaagctaactgtctgggttgagtaccacagagcaggcagacaggctgtgtgaaaaagGAAAGCTAACTGGCTGGAttgagcaccacagagcaggcagacaggctgtgggAAAAAGGAAAGCTAACTGGCTGGAttgagcaccacagagcaggcagacaggctgtgtgaaaaaggaaagccaactgtctgggttgagcaccacagagcaggcagacaggctgtgtgaaaaaggaaagccaactgtctgggttgagcaccacagagcaggcagacaggctgtgtgaaaaaggaaagctaactgtctgggttgagcaccacagagcaggcagacaggctgtgtgaaaaaggaaagccaactgtctgggttgagcaccacagagcaggcagacaggctgtgtgaaaaaggaaagccaactgtctgggttgagcaccacagagcaggcagacaggctgtgtgaaaaaggaaagccaactgtctgggttgagtaccacagagcaggcagacaggctgtgggaaaaaggaaagctaactgtctgggttgagtaccacagagcaggcagacaggctgtgggaaaaaggaaagctaactgtctgggttgagtaccacagagcaggcagacaggctgtgggaaaaaggaaagctaactgtctgggttgagcaccacagagcaggcagacaggctgtgtgaaaaaggaaagctaactgtctgggttgagtaccacagagcaggcagacaggctgtgggaaaaaggaaagctaactgtctgggttgagcaccacagagcaggcagacaggctgtgggaaaaaggaaagccaactgtctgggttgagtaccacagagcaggcagacaggctgtgggaaaaaggaaagccaactgtctgggttgagtaccacagagcaggcagacaggctgtgtgaaaaaggaaagctaactgtctgggttgagcaccacagagcaggcagacaggctgtgggaaaaaggaaagctaactgtctgggttgagcaccacagagcaggcagacaggctgtgtgaaaaaggaaagccaactgtctgggttgagcaccacagagcaggcagacaggctgtgtgaaaaaggaaagccaactgtctgggttgagcaccacagagcaggcagacaggctgtgggaaaaaggaaagctaactgtctgggttgagcaccacagagcaggcagacaggctgtgtgaaaaaggaaagctaactgtctgggttgagcaccacagagcagacaggctgtgtgaaaaaggaaagctaactgtctgggttgagcaccacagagcaggcagacaggctgtgtgaaaaaggaaagccaactgtctgggttgagcaccacagagcaggcagacaggctgtgtgaaaaaggaaagctaactgtctgggttgagtaccacagagcaggcagacaggctgtgtgaaaaaggaaagctaactgtctgggttgagcaccacagagcaggcagacaggctgtgtgaaaaaggaaagctaactgtctgggttgagcaccacagagc of the Oncorhynchus kisutch isolate 150728-3 unplaced genomic scaffold, Okis_V2 scaffold4023, whole genome shotgun sequence genome contains:
- the LOC109885402 gene encoding gastrula zinc finger protein XlCGF17.1-like, with product MVLRNRSLINTRERRDYCGSSGEPQQQHDADEAEKSLSTSEHLKHQRRPTGKKPHHCSDCGKRFPSSADLKRHLRIHTGEKPNSCDQCGKSFSVTSSLKAHQKTHTGEKPYSCDQCGKRFVTSSSLTIHQRIHTGEKPYSCDRCGKSFNVPSSLKTHQRTHTGDRPYSCSQCGKSFTSSSQLTIHERTHTGEKPYSCSQCEKRFTHSSNLMVHLRTHTGEKPYSCDQCGKSFVTSSCLTMHQRTHTGEKPFSCDQCGKSFTQANILIAHRRTHTGEKPHSCDQCGKSYSGKRSLIKHQKVHT